A DNA window from Aspergillus nidulans FGSC A4 chromosome V contains the following coding sequences:
- a CDS encoding hydantoinase/dihydropyrimidinase family protein (transcript_id=CADANIAT00002893): MADIELIITNATIVQPLSLPATASDILPNTDIAISGGKIYLLGQNLSSLFPTAPTLSADGAYVLPGGVDSHVHLQQDNSPTGDTWETGTRSAIAGGTTTVLAFASQKRTDGSLFPVVEEYHRRASGNAFCDYGFHLILSNPTEKILAEELPVLVKEEGISSVKLYMTYQPMRLRDSELLDVMGTTRSLGMTTMIHAENADMIDWMTKRLESQGRTEPYAHALARPNIAEDEATYRALSLAELADVPILIVHMSSSVAAKHVRRAQTKLLPVHAETCPHYLFFTSEKLKGEDFRGAMCVCSPALRESPMDLKAMWDGLVNGTFTTFSSDHAPSKYIFLPSLLHQLPTVAPTRFDHQLGKKKGTSSFTQIPNGLPGLETRMPSLFCAGVLTGRLSVQKFVELTASNPAKLYGLSDRKGTIAPGYDADLVIWYPTAEQAEAMQAGSSSRVTMKSFQLKNEMLHHDIDYTPFEGMEFTNWPRYTILRGKLVWDRDGGGVIGGKGDGGYLKRGMSTLSRPRGVFVNDFDPYQ, from the exons ATGGCTGAtatcgagctcatcatcacaAACGCTACCATAGTACAACCCCTCTCCCTGCCG GCAACAGCTTCAGACATCCTCCCAAATACAGATATTGCCATATCAGGGGGGAAAATCTACCTCCTCGGACAAAACCTCTCATCCCTCTTTCCTACCGCACCAACCCTCTCCGCAGACGGTGCCTATGTCCTCCCCGGCGGCGTCGACAGCCACGTTCACCTGCAGCAAGACAACAGTCCGACGGGGGATACTTGGGAGACGGGCACCCGATCTGCAATTGCAGGAGGCACAACCACAGTCCTCGCATTCGCGTCTCAAAAACGCACTGATGGGTCTCTCTTCCCTGTAGTGGAAGAGTACCACCGCCGAGCAAGTGGCAATGCCTTTTGCGACTACGGGTTTCATCTTATCCTGAGCAATCCGACAGAGAAGATCCTGGCTGAGGAACTCCCAGTCTTGGTCAAGGAAGAGGGGATCAGTAGTGTCAAGCTGTACATGACCTACCAACCCATGCGTCTGCGGGACTCTGAGTTACTAGATGTCATGGGCACAACCCGCTCTCTCGgcatgacgacgatgatccACGCCGAAAATGCTGACATGATCGACTGGATGACAAAACGACTCGAAAGCCAGGGTCGAACTGAACCGTACGCACACGCATTGGCCCGTCCAAATATCGCCGAAGATGAAGCGACATACCGCGCCCTTTCACTTGCTGAACTCGCCGACGTGCCGATTCTCATCGTCCACATGAGCTCATCCGTAGCGGCGAAACATGTCCGGCGCGCGCAGACAAAGCTTCTCCCCGTTCATGCAGAGACGTGTCCGCACTACTTATTCTTCACAAGCGAGAAGCTAAAGGGGGAGGACTTCCGTGGGGCGATGTGTGTCTGTTCGCCAGCGTTACGTGAGAGTCCGATGGATCTCAAGGCGATGTGGGATGGGCTGGTGAATGGCACGTTTACGACATTCTCGAGCGATCATGCGCCGTCAAAGTATATCTTCCTACCTAGCCTTCTACATCAACTGCCTACAGTAGCACCGACAAG ATTCGACCACCAGctcggcaagaagaagggcacAAGCTCTTTCACGCAGATCCCCAACGGTCTCCCCGGGCTGGAGACGCGCATGCCCTCGCTATTCTGCGCGGGCGTTCTAACGGGCCGTCTGTCCGTTCAAAAGTTCGTCGAATTGACGGCTTCGAATCCGGCAAAGCTGTACGGACTGTCAGATCGCAAGGGAACCATCGCACCGGGCTACGATGCTGACCTGGTGATTTGGTATCCGACAGCCGAGCAGGCGGAAGCAATGCAAGCGGGCTCTAGTTCTAGAGTGACGATGAAATCATTCCAGCTGAAGAACGAAATGCTCCATCACGATATCGACTACACGCCCTTTGAGGGAATGGAGTTCACCAATTGGCCACGGTACACGATTCTCCGGGGGAAGCTTGTCTGGGATCGAGATGGAGGTGGTGTTATTGGCGGCAAAGGGGACGGAGGGTACTTGAAGCGCGGTATGAGCACGCTGAGCAGGCCGAGGGGGGTCTTTGTCAATGATTTTGATCCGTATCAATAG
- a CDS encoding uncharacterized protein (transcript_id=CADANIAT00002894) has translation MSYPQQPPPGAYYPPQQPGYGPPPPQAYPPPQMQYQQAPPPEEKKDRGCLTACLMTLCCCFLCEEACECCIECAECLCCGC, from the exons ATGTCATACCCGCAACAACCTCCCCCCGGGGCTTA CTACCCTCCCCAACAGCCTGGTTATGGCCCTCCTCCACCGCAAGCGTATCCTCCTCCCCAGATGCAATACCAGCAGGCGCCGCCacctgaagaaaagaaggacCGCGGGTGCTTGACTGCTTG TTTGATGactctctgctgctgtttccTCTGCGAAGAGGCCTGCGAATGCTGTATCGAGTGTGCCGAATGTCTTTGTTGCGGGTGTTGA